The following coding sequences lie in one Mycteria americana isolate JAX WOST 10 ecotype Jacksonville Zoo and Gardens chromosome 15, USCA_MyAme_1.0, whole genome shotgun sequence genomic window:
- the MYO1C gene encoding unconventional myosin-Ic isoform X1 gives MKFRGAGAGTNGIRLTMESALTARDRVGVQDFVLLENFTSEAAFIENLRKRFKENLIYTYIGSVLVSVNPYKELEIYSKQNMERYRGVSFYEVSPHLYAIADNSYRSLRTERKDQCILISGESGAGKTEATKKILQYYAVTCPASQQVETVKDRLLQSNPVLEAFGNAKTLRNDNSSRFGKYMDVQFDYRGAPVGGHILNYLLEKSRVVHQNHGERNFHIFYQLLEGGEEDLLRRLGLEKSPQQYHYLVKGHCARVSSINDKNDWKIVRRALSVISFNDNEVEDLLSIVASVLHLGNVQFAADEQGNAQVTTENQIKYLARLLAVEGSVLRDALIHKKIIAKGEELISPLNLEQAAYARDALAKAIYGRTFSWLVNKVNKSLAYKEGEFPGWRSTTVLGLLDIYGFEVFQHNSFEQFCINYCNEKLQQLFIELTLKSEQEEYESEGIAWEPVQYFNNKIICDLVEEKFKGIISILDEECLRPGDATDTTFLEKLEETVKNHPHFLTHKLADQKTRKSLGREEFRLLHYAGEVTYNVAGFLDKNNDLLFRNLKETMCNSENPIINQCFDRTELTDKKRPETAATQFKNSLSKLMEILMSKEPSYIRCIKPNDAKQPDRFDEVLIRHQVKYLGLMENLRVRRAGFAYRRKYEVFLQRYKSLCPETWPTWDGRPHDGVAVLVKHLGYKQEEYKMGRTKIFIRFPKTLFATEDALEVRKQSLATKMQATWRGFYRRKKFLHMKHSAIVIQSWWRGTLGRRKAAKKKWAVETIRRFIKGFIYRNHPRCPENEYFLDYIRFSFLMNLKRNLPKNVLDKSWPTPPPSLCEASQLLRQLCMQNMVWTYCKRISPEWKQQLEQKVIASEIFKGKKDNYPQSVPRLFINTRLGNEEINAKVLQALESEAIKYAVPVIKYDRKGYKARARQLLLTQNAVIIVEESKIKQRIDYANLTGISVSSLSDNLFVLHVHCEDNKQKGDVVLQSDHVIETLTKTAMQADKVNNVNINQGSIKFTVGQGKEGIIDFISGSELLIAKAKNGHLTVVAPRLNSR, from the exons GGAGCGGGGACTAACGGTATTCGGCTGACCATGGAGAGCGCTCTGACGGCCCGCGACCGGGTCGGGGTGCAGGATTTTGTCCTGCTTGAGAACTTCACCAGCGAAGCAGCGTTTATTGAAAATCTGCGTAAGCGCTTCAAGGAGAATCTGATCTAT ACATACATTGGCTCAGTTCTGGTGTCTGTTAATCCGTACAAGGAACTGGAAATCTACAGTAAACAGAACATGGAGCGATACCGTGGTGTCAGCTTCTATGAAGTTTCTCCTCACCT CTACGCTATTGCAGACAATTCATACCGCTCCCTGCGCACGGAGAGGAAGGATCAGTGTATTCTGATCTctggggagagcggggctggcaaAACTGAGGCCACCAAGAAGATCCTGCAGTACTACGCCGTGACCTGTCCGGCCAGCCAGCAGGTCGAAACCGTGAAGGACCGCCTGTTACAGTCCAATCCCGTCCTGGAG GCCTTTGGAAATGCAAAAACCCTGCGGAATGACAACTCCAGCCGATTTGGGAAATACATGGATGTGCAGTTTGATTACAGG GGGGCTCCTGTTGGGGGCCACATCTTGAACTACCTCCTGGAGAAATCCCGAGTTGTGCACCAGAATCATGGAGAGAGGAACTTCCACATTTTCTACCAGCTGCtagaaggaggggaagaggactTACTGCGAAGGCTGGGCCTCGAAAAGAGCCCACAACAGTATCACTATTTAGTAAAG GGTCACTGTGCCAGGGTCAGCTCcataaatgataaaaatgattGGAAGATTGTGCGAAGAGCCCTGTCCGTTATAAGCTTCAATGACAACGAGGTGGAG GATTTGCTGAGCATTGTGGCTAGCGTTCTGCATCTGGGGAATGTGCAGTTTGCTGCTGATGAGCAAGGAAATGCTCAGGTCACTACAGAGAATCAGATAAAATACCTGGCTAGG CTTCTAGCAGTGGAGGGCTCTGTTCTTCGAGATGCATTGATCCACAAGAAGATCATAGCAAAAGGGGAAGAG CTAATCAGTCCTCTGAACCTGGAGCAGGCAGCCTACGCAAGGGATGCGCTTGCTAAGGCAATATACGGACGCACTTTCTCCTGGCTGGTGAACAAGGTTAACAAGTCTCTTGCTTACAAG GAAGGAGAGTTTCCGGGCTGGAGAAGTACAACAGTTCTAGGATTGCTTGATATCTATGGATTTGAGGTTTTCCAGCACAACAG CTTTGAGCAATTTTGTATTAATTATTGTAATGAAAAATTGCAGCAGCTCTTCATAGAGCTCACATTAAAGTCAGAACAAGAGGAATACGAGTCAGAAGGCATAGCG TGGGAACCTGTTCAGTAtttcaataacaaaataatttgtgatttgGTGGAAGAGAAATTCAAAGGCATCATTTCTATTCTG GATGAAGAGTGTCTGAGACCTGGGGATGCCACAGATACAACATTCTTGGAGAAACTGGAGGAAACTGTGAAGAACCACCCTCATTTTCTCAC ACACAAGCTCGCTGACCAAAAGACTCGCAAGTCACTGGGGCGGGAGGAGTTTCGGCTTTTGCACTACGCTGGAGAGGTCACCTACAATGTGGCAG gtttTCTAGATAAAAACAATGACCTTCTCTTTCGGAACCTGAAGGAG ACCATGTGCAACTCTGAGAATCCTATCATAAATCAGTGTTTTGACAGGACAGAGCTGACAGACAAAAAGAGACCTGAAACG gCAGCAACTCAGTTTAAAAACAGCCTCTCCAAACTCATGGAAATTCTGATGTCCAAAGAACCCTCCTACATCCGTTGCATTAAACCTAATGATGCTAAACAGCCTG ATCGATTTGATGAAGTTCTAATCCGACATCAAGTGAAATACCTAGGGTTGATGGAGAACCTGAGAGTGCGCAGAGCTGGGTTTGCATATCGAAGAAAATACGAAGTTTTCCTGCAGAG GTATAAATCACTTTGTCCAGAAACATGGCCTACGTGGGATGGACGGCCCCATGATGGGGTGGCTGTGCTGGTGAAACATCTTGGCTACAAACAGGAAGAATACAAAATGGGACG AACAAAGATTTTTATCCGCTTTCCCAAGACCTTGTTTGCAACGGAAGATGCTCTGGAAGTGAGGAAGCAGAGTCTGG CAACAAAAATGCAGGCCACATGGAGAGGTTTCTACCGTCGAAAGAAATTCCTGCACATGAAGCACTCAG cAATAGTGATCCAGTCCTGGTGGCGGGGAACCTTGGGACGCCGAAAAGCTGCCAAGAAGAAGTGGGCAGTAGAGACTATCAGAAG gtTCATTAAAGGTTTTATTTACCGGAACCACCCTCGCTGCCCAGAGAACGAGTATTTCCTTGATTACATCCGCTTCTCCTTCCTGATGAACCTCAAGCGTAATTTACcaaaaaatgttttggacaaaTCATGGCCAACTCCTCCTCCATCACTCTGTGAG GCATCCCAGCTCCTGCGACAGCTATGTATGCAGAACATGGTCTGGACTTACTGCAAGAGGATCAGCCCAGAGTGGAAGCAGCAG TTGGAACAAAAAGTAATTGCCAGTGAGATTTTTAAGGGTAAAAAAGACAATTATCCTCAGAGTGTTCCTAGACTCTTCATCAACACTCGACTTG GTAACGAAGAGATAAATGCTAAAGTCCTTCAGGCTTTAGAAAGTGAAGCAATTAAG TATGCAGTTCCTGTGATCAAGTATGACCGGAAAGGATACAAAGCAAGAGCACGGCAGCTGCTTCTTACTCAGAATGCAGTCATCATAGTTGAAGAATCCAAAATCAAACAACGAATCGACTATGCCAATCTGACAG GCATCTCCGTCAGCAGCCTGAGTGACAACTTGTTTGTGCTGCACGTGCACTGTGAGGATAACAAACAGAAG GGAGATGTTGTACTTCAAAGTGACCATGTGATCGAGACACTAACAAAAACAGCCATGCAGGCAGACAAAGTCAATAATGTCAACATCAACCAGGGCAG CATAAAATTTACAGTTGggcaaggcaaagaaggcataATTGACTTTATATCAGGATCAGAACTGCTTATAGCCAAAGCCAAGAATGGCCATCTAACAGTG GTTGCTCCTCGTTTGAATTCTCGATGA
- the MYO1C gene encoding unconventional myosin-Ic isoform X2, translating into MESALTARDRVGVQDFVLLENFTSEAAFIENLRKRFKENLIYTYIGSVLVSVNPYKELEIYSKQNMERYRGVSFYEVSPHLYAIADNSYRSLRTERKDQCILISGESGAGKTEATKKILQYYAVTCPASQQVETVKDRLLQSNPVLEAFGNAKTLRNDNSSRFGKYMDVQFDYRGAPVGGHILNYLLEKSRVVHQNHGERNFHIFYQLLEGGEEDLLRRLGLEKSPQQYHYLVKGHCARVSSINDKNDWKIVRRALSVISFNDNEVEDLLSIVASVLHLGNVQFAADEQGNAQVTTENQIKYLARLLAVEGSVLRDALIHKKIIAKGEELISPLNLEQAAYARDALAKAIYGRTFSWLVNKVNKSLAYKEGEFPGWRSTTVLGLLDIYGFEVFQHNSFEQFCINYCNEKLQQLFIELTLKSEQEEYESEGIAWEPVQYFNNKIICDLVEEKFKGIISILDEECLRPGDATDTTFLEKLEETVKNHPHFLTHKLADQKTRKSLGREEFRLLHYAGEVTYNVAGFLDKNNDLLFRNLKETMCNSENPIINQCFDRTELTDKKRPETAATQFKNSLSKLMEILMSKEPSYIRCIKPNDAKQPDRFDEVLIRHQVKYLGLMENLRVRRAGFAYRRKYEVFLQRYKSLCPETWPTWDGRPHDGVAVLVKHLGYKQEEYKMGRTKIFIRFPKTLFATEDALEVRKQSLATKMQATWRGFYRRKKFLHMKHSAIVIQSWWRGTLGRRKAAKKKWAVETIRRFIKGFIYRNHPRCPENEYFLDYIRFSFLMNLKRNLPKNVLDKSWPTPPPSLCEASQLLRQLCMQNMVWTYCKRISPEWKQQLEQKVIASEIFKGKKDNYPQSVPRLFINTRLGNEEINAKVLQALESEAIKYAVPVIKYDRKGYKARARQLLLTQNAVIIVEESKIKQRIDYANLTGISVSSLSDNLFVLHVHCEDNKQKGDVVLQSDHVIETLTKTAMQADKVNNVNINQGSIKFTVGQGKEGIIDFISGSELLIAKAKNGHLTVVAPRLNSR; encoded by the exons ATGGAGAGCGCTCTGACGGCCCGCGACCGGGTCGGGGTGCAGGATTTTGTCCTGCTTGAGAACTTCACCAGCGAAGCAGCGTTTATTGAAAATCTGCGTAAGCGCTTCAAGGAGAATCTGATCTAT ACATACATTGGCTCAGTTCTGGTGTCTGTTAATCCGTACAAGGAACTGGAAATCTACAGTAAACAGAACATGGAGCGATACCGTGGTGTCAGCTTCTATGAAGTTTCTCCTCACCT CTACGCTATTGCAGACAATTCATACCGCTCCCTGCGCACGGAGAGGAAGGATCAGTGTATTCTGATCTctggggagagcggggctggcaaAACTGAGGCCACCAAGAAGATCCTGCAGTACTACGCCGTGACCTGTCCGGCCAGCCAGCAGGTCGAAACCGTGAAGGACCGCCTGTTACAGTCCAATCCCGTCCTGGAG GCCTTTGGAAATGCAAAAACCCTGCGGAATGACAACTCCAGCCGATTTGGGAAATACATGGATGTGCAGTTTGATTACAGG GGGGCTCCTGTTGGGGGCCACATCTTGAACTACCTCCTGGAGAAATCCCGAGTTGTGCACCAGAATCATGGAGAGAGGAACTTCCACATTTTCTACCAGCTGCtagaaggaggggaagaggactTACTGCGAAGGCTGGGCCTCGAAAAGAGCCCACAACAGTATCACTATTTAGTAAAG GGTCACTGTGCCAGGGTCAGCTCcataaatgataaaaatgattGGAAGATTGTGCGAAGAGCCCTGTCCGTTATAAGCTTCAATGACAACGAGGTGGAG GATTTGCTGAGCATTGTGGCTAGCGTTCTGCATCTGGGGAATGTGCAGTTTGCTGCTGATGAGCAAGGAAATGCTCAGGTCACTACAGAGAATCAGATAAAATACCTGGCTAGG CTTCTAGCAGTGGAGGGCTCTGTTCTTCGAGATGCATTGATCCACAAGAAGATCATAGCAAAAGGGGAAGAG CTAATCAGTCCTCTGAACCTGGAGCAGGCAGCCTACGCAAGGGATGCGCTTGCTAAGGCAATATACGGACGCACTTTCTCCTGGCTGGTGAACAAGGTTAACAAGTCTCTTGCTTACAAG GAAGGAGAGTTTCCGGGCTGGAGAAGTACAACAGTTCTAGGATTGCTTGATATCTATGGATTTGAGGTTTTCCAGCACAACAG CTTTGAGCAATTTTGTATTAATTATTGTAATGAAAAATTGCAGCAGCTCTTCATAGAGCTCACATTAAAGTCAGAACAAGAGGAATACGAGTCAGAAGGCATAGCG TGGGAACCTGTTCAGTAtttcaataacaaaataatttgtgatttgGTGGAAGAGAAATTCAAAGGCATCATTTCTATTCTG GATGAAGAGTGTCTGAGACCTGGGGATGCCACAGATACAACATTCTTGGAGAAACTGGAGGAAACTGTGAAGAACCACCCTCATTTTCTCAC ACACAAGCTCGCTGACCAAAAGACTCGCAAGTCACTGGGGCGGGAGGAGTTTCGGCTTTTGCACTACGCTGGAGAGGTCACCTACAATGTGGCAG gtttTCTAGATAAAAACAATGACCTTCTCTTTCGGAACCTGAAGGAG ACCATGTGCAACTCTGAGAATCCTATCATAAATCAGTGTTTTGACAGGACAGAGCTGACAGACAAAAAGAGACCTGAAACG gCAGCAACTCAGTTTAAAAACAGCCTCTCCAAACTCATGGAAATTCTGATGTCCAAAGAACCCTCCTACATCCGTTGCATTAAACCTAATGATGCTAAACAGCCTG ATCGATTTGATGAAGTTCTAATCCGACATCAAGTGAAATACCTAGGGTTGATGGAGAACCTGAGAGTGCGCAGAGCTGGGTTTGCATATCGAAGAAAATACGAAGTTTTCCTGCAGAG GTATAAATCACTTTGTCCAGAAACATGGCCTACGTGGGATGGACGGCCCCATGATGGGGTGGCTGTGCTGGTGAAACATCTTGGCTACAAACAGGAAGAATACAAAATGGGACG AACAAAGATTTTTATCCGCTTTCCCAAGACCTTGTTTGCAACGGAAGATGCTCTGGAAGTGAGGAAGCAGAGTCTGG CAACAAAAATGCAGGCCACATGGAGAGGTTTCTACCGTCGAAAGAAATTCCTGCACATGAAGCACTCAG cAATAGTGATCCAGTCCTGGTGGCGGGGAACCTTGGGACGCCGAAAAGCTGCCAAGAAGAAGTGGGCAGTAGAGACTATCAGAAG gtTCATTAAAGGTTTTATTTACCGGAACCACCCTCGCTGCCCAGAGAACGAGTATTTCCTTGATTACATCCGCTTCTCCTTCCTGATGAACCTCAAGCGTAATTTACcaaaaaatgttttggacaaaTCATGGCCAACTCCTCCTCCATCACTCTGTGAG GCATCCCAGCTCCTGCGACAGCTATGTATGCAGAACATGGTCTGGACTTACTGCAAGAGGATCAGCCCAGAGTGGAAGCAGCAG TTGGAACAAAAAGTAATTGCCAGTGAGATTTTTAAGGGTAAAAAAGACAATTATCCTCAGAGTGTTCCTAGACTCTTCATCAACACTCGACTTG GTAACGAAGAGATAAATGCTAAAGTCCTTCAGGCTTTAGAAAGTGAAGCAATTAAG TATGCAGTTCCTGTGATCAAGTATGACCGGAAAGGATACAAAGCAAGAGCACGGCAGCTGCTTCTTACTCAGAATGCAGTCATCATAGTTGAAGAATCCAAAATCAAACAACGAATCGACTATGCCAATCTGACAG GCATCTCCGTCAGCAGCCTGAGTGACAACTTGTTTGTGCTGCACGTGCACTGTGAGGATAACAAACAGAAG GGAGATGTTGTACTTCAAAGTGACCATGTGATCGAGACACTAACAAAAACAGCCATGCAGGCAGACAAAGTCAATAATGTCAACATCAACCAGGGCAG CATAAAATTTACAGTTGggcaaggcaaagaaggcataATTGACTTTATATCAGGATCAGAACTGCTTATAGCCAAAGCCAAGAATGGCCATCTAACAGTG GTTGCTCCTCGTTTGAATTCTCGATGA